A single genomic interval of Saccharospirillum mangrovi harbors:
- a CDS encoding chemotaxis protein CheW: MTMSNEMWVVVFLDQEPLAFPATLIKEVVPWQPLNPVPSTALGVMGLVSLRGETLAVLDLLRMTGHGQLDDPQFMLIVDFPESRMGLAVARVEGVQYFNAQDADTNMAGGYVQATVERDGRLFQLINPNGLEQLIGLHTDVGALVRDF, encoded by the coding sequence ATGACGATGTCGAACGAAATGTGGGTCGTGGTTTTCCTGGATCAGGAACCGCTGGCCTTTCCGGCCACGCTGATCAAGGAAGTCGTGCCCTGGCAGCCGCTGAACCCGGTCCCCAGCACCGCCCTGGGCGTGATGGGTCTGGTCAGTTTGCGCGGTGAAACGCTGGCGGTGCTGGACCTGCTGCGCATGACCGGACACGGCCAATTGGACGATCCGCAGTTTATGTTGATCGTTGATTTTCCCGAATCGCGCATGGGCCTGGCGGTTGCTCGCGTGGAAGGCGTGCAGTATTTCAACGCTCAGGACGCCGACACCAACATGGCCGGCGGCTATGTGCAGGCGACGGTTGAACGCGACGGCCGGCTGTTTCAGTTGATCAATCCCAATGGCCTGGAGCAGTTGATCGGCCTGCATACCGACGTGGGCGCGTTAGTCCGCGATTTCTGA
- a CDS encoding ATP-dependent helicase, which yields MPFTDEQQAVIAHPGGHARIVAVAGSGKTSTLTAYLGRRLNAGANPRRLLVLMYNKAAQQDVARRLAAQHPNLTLPEVRTFHSLGYRILQRLVHDGDVRPVNWDLLSDAQVEPVVWRLLRAAAEDEEQAEDILSRKKKWVEPALNYFELVKSSLASPAEVFEQSGLPKACRLFIEVFEQFEQWRADQRRLTFADLLYDPVRCLIAKPDVAARFAGHMDEILVDEYQDINPIQQRLLEILHGGRGQVMVVGDPDQTIYEFRGSEPSLLTDAFQRHFPEPRDYQLSWTFRYGHQLSLLANQLIQAGADRVAASTLCLSHVSTPRTRVRQMRSDDSAQAALDCIQAWQRERPLTDIAVLNRLWANSARLELKLLAANLPYRLESHRTVLERFELAPFWVLLDLASGDFSRYSDEQRRHAWRTLLTQPYLKIRKAIVDELLAKLAGVASDTARHFRNALPDNLAGFQADQLLERARLMQKAEASQSSATELVSGWLIGTDYLNALRDNAFSAQQVDDQVATVTAFVDFIAAQRWSAAEAADQLRALQAQRRAGGQNGVTLTSIHKAKGREWPCVLIPELNARFYPYHPEGDLSRPANEDSERRLLYVALTRARDEAVLLTPLNRQDTPDSPFWRDLSWDGCRLLADALDAGVTEVTLPDSMNADVVSRYLAAQGRQLTVHWERTTPTNSTALGRRLRHPKFGAGQLLSDDGDRLQIRFLRDGQARQFDRRQTWPLLEWLDD from the coding sequence ATGCCCTTTACCGACGAACAGCAGGCGGTTATCGCACACCCCGGCGGCCATGCCCGCATTGTCGCGGTAGCCGGTTCCGGCAAAACCTCTACGCTGACCGCCTATCTGGGGCGTCGTCTCAACGCTGGCGCCAACCCACGCCGTTTGCTGGTGTTGATGTACAACAAAGCCGCCCAGCAAGACGTCGCCCGGCGTCTGGCGGCGCAACACCCGAACCTGACCTTGCCCGAAGTGCGCACCTTTCACTCGCTCGGCTACCGCATCCTGCAACGGCTGGTGCACGACGGCGACGTGCGGCCGGTCAACTGGGATCTGCTCAGCGATGCCCAGGTTGAACCCGTGGTCTGGCGCTTGTTGCGCGCCGCCGCAGAAGACGAAGAACAGGCCGAAGACATCCTCAGTCGCAAGAAGAAATGGGTCGAACCGGCGCTGAATTATTTTGAACTGGTGAAAAGCAGTCTGGCGTCGCCGGCCGAGGTGTTTGAGCAAAGCGGTCTGCCCAAGGCGTGCCGTTTGTTCATCGAGGTGTTCGAACAATTTGAGCAGTGGCGCGCCGACCAGCGCCGACTCACCTTTGCCGATTTACTCTACGACCCGGTGCGCTGTCTGATCGCCAAACCGGACGTCGCCGCACGTTTTGCCGGGCACATGGACGAAATCCTGGTGGACGAATATCAGGACATCAATCCGATCCAGCAACGGCTGCTGGAAATTCTGCACGGCGGGCGCGGGCAGGTGATGGTGGTCGGCGATCCGGATCAGACGATCTACGAATTTCGCGGCTCGGAACCATCGCTGTTAACCGACGCCTTCCAACGCCATTTTCCGGAACCGCGCGATTACCAACTGAGCTGGACCTTCCGCTACGGCCACCAACTGTCGCTGCTCGCCAATCAATTGATTCAGGCCGGTGCCGATCGCGTTGCGGCCAGTACGCTGTGTCTGTCGCACGTCAGCACACCGCGCACGCGGGTACGGCAAATGCGCAGCGACGACAGCGCCCAGGCCGCGCTCGACTGCATCCAGGCCTGGCAACGCGAGCGCCCGCTGACCGACATCGCCGTGCTCAACCGGCTGTGGGCCAACAGCGCCCGGCTGGAACTGAAACTGTTGGCCGCCAACTTGCCGTACCGACTGGAAAGCCATCGCACCGTGCTGGAACGTTTCGAGCTGGCGCCGTTCTGGGTATTGCTCGATCTCGCCAGCGGCGACTTCAGCCGCTACAGCGATGAACAACGCCGCCATGCCTGGCGCACCTTGCTGACGCAGCCGTACCTGAAAATCCGCAAGGCGATCGTCGATGAATTGCTGGCGAAACTGGCCGGCGTTGCCAGCGACACCGCGCGGCATTTCCGCAACGCCCTGCCCGACAATCTGGCCGGTTTTCAGGCCGACCAATTGCTCGAACGCGCACGGCTGATGCAAAAAGCCGAAGCCAGCCAGAGCAGCGCCACCGAACTGGTCAGCGGCTGGCTGATCGGCACCGACTACTTGAACGCCCTGCGCGACAACGCCTTTTCCGCCCAGCAAGTGGACGATCAGGTCGCGACTGTCACCGCCTTTGTCGATTTCATCGCCGCCCAGCGCTGGAGTGCCGCCGAAGCCGCCGACCAACTGCGCGCACTGCAAGCGCAACGCCGCGCCGGCGGTCAGAACGGTGTGACGCTGACCTCGATCCACAAAGCCAAAGGCCGCGAATGGCCGTGCGTGCTGATACCGGAACTGAACGCCCGTTTTTACCCCTACCACCCCGAAGGCGATTTAAGCCGGCCGGCCAACGAAGACAGCGAACGCCGCCTGCTCTACGTCGCCTTAACCCGCGCCCGCGACGAAGCCGTGCTGCTGACGCCGCTGAACCGGCAAGACACCCCCGACAGCCCGTTCTGGCGCGACCTCAGTTGGGACGGCTGTCGCCTGCTGGCCGACGCTCTCGACGCTGGCGTTACAGAAGTAACGCTGCCCGATTCGATGAACGCCGATGTCGTATCGCGTTATCTCGCCGCTCAGGGCCGCCAACTGACGGTGCATTGGGAACGCACCACACCCACTAATTCCACCGCCTTGGGTCGCCGTCTGCGCCATCCCAAGTTCGGTGCCGGTCAATTGCTCAGCGACGATGGTGACCGCTTGCAGATTCGTTTTCTGCGCGACGGCCAGGCACGCCAGTTCGACCGTCGGCAAACCTGGCCGCTGCTGGAATGGCTCGACGACTGA
- a CDS encoding ABC transporter ATP-binding protein translates to MLECQSVSRRFGDVIAVDDVSFRVDSGQIIGLLGHNGAGKTTIMRMITGALEPSSGRIFWDGQDLQTHALALHSAIGYLPEQLPVYPEMTLIEYLDYCAALRGLQTVEARRQAVRRVVADTQLEPKLFSRIQTLSRGYKQRVGVAQALLTEPRLVVLDEPTNGLDPEQTQHMRELIQRLGKTATVILSTHIMQEVQAVCDRVLMVQQGQLTLDASLAQLSEQRRLDVRCADVERARAQLSGLAGIARIEVSGERLSLTLNEATERDALAAEVSRRLVQAGVDLYGLHSEQQDLERLFFAGRNAQKETAHVA, encoded by the coding sequence ATGCTCGAATGTCAGAGCGTCAGCCGCCGTTTTGGTGATGTTATCGCGGTGGACGACGTTAGTTTTCGGGTGGATAGCGGCCAGATCATCGGCTTGCTCGGCCATAACGGGGCCGGAAAAACCACCATCATGCGCATGATCACCGGCGCACTTGAACCTTCCTCCGGCCGTATTTTCTGGGACGGCCAAGACCTGCAAACCCACGCTCTGGCGCTGCACAGCGCCATCGGTTATCTGCCAGAGCAATTGCCCGTTTACCCCGAGATGACACTGATCGAATACCTCGACTACTGCGCCGCCCTGCGCGGCTTGCAGACGGTCGAGGCGCGCCGTCAGGCGGTGCGTCGTGTGGTCGCCGATACTCAATTGGAGCCCAAGCTGTTCAGTCGTATCCAAACGTTGTCACGCGGATACAAGCAGCGCGTCGGCGTGGCGCAGGCGTTGCTGACCGAGCCGCGCCTGGTGGTGCTCGACGAACCCACCAACGGCCTCGACCCGGAGCAGACGCAGCACATGCGCGAGCTGATTCAGCGCCTGGGCAAAACCGCCACGGTGATTCTGTCGACGCACATCATGCAGGAAGTGCAGGCGGTCTGTGACCGGGTGCTGATGGTGCAACAGGGGCAACTGACGCTGGATGCGTCGCTGGCGCAACTGAGCGAACAACGCCGGCTCGATGTGCGTTGCGCCGATGTTGAGCGGGCGAGGGCGCAGTTATCGGGATTGGCGGGTATTGCCCGCATCGAGGTCTCTGGTGAGCGTTTGTCGCTGACGCTGAACGAGGCCACCGAACGCGATGCGCTGGCGGCCGAAGTCAGCCGGCGATTGGTGCAGGCCGGTGTCGATCTGTACGGCCTGCACAGCGAACAGCAGGATCTGGAGCGGCTGTTCTTTGCTGGCCGCAATGCGCAAAAGGAGACCGCTCATGTGGCTTAA